From Grus americana isolate bGruAme1 chromosome 22, bGruAme1.mat, whole genome shotgun sequence, the proteins below share one genomic window:
- the LOC129195336 gene encoding transmembrane ascorbate-dependent reductase CYB561 isoform X1: MDGALPPASPTGLSAYVAVSQLLGLTLLATTGAWLGRYRGGVAWHSPLQFNVHPLCMVLGMVFLQGDALLVYRVFRHEAKRSTKVLHAVLHGLALVIALVGIVAVFESHRTKGIPDMYSLHSWCGMAAFVLYLLQWLLGCGFFLLPGASSSLRGRYKPQHVFFGIALFALSIAACLLGITEMLLFNIKDSYRHFVPEGVLANTLGVLLLAFGLVVGYVLTRDDWKRPPLAEELALSMDFKTLTEGESPDGGSQ, translated from the exons ATGGACGGggctctgccgcctgccagccCCACCGGGCTCTCGGCGTACGTGGCCGTGTCACAACTGCTGGGCCTGACGCTGCTGGCCACCACGGGCGCCTGGCTGGGCCGCTACCGGGGCGGCGTGGCCTGGCACAGCCCCCTCCAGTTCAACGTCCACCCCCTCTGCATGGTGCTGGGCATGGTTTTCCTCCAAGGTGACg CTCTCCTGGTCTACCGGGTCTTCAGGCACGAAGCCAAGCGTTCCACCAAGGTGCTGCACGCAGTGCTCCACGGCCTGGCGCTGGTCATCGCCCTCGTTG gcatCGTCGCCGTCTTTGAGTCCCACCGGACCAAGGGCATCCCTGACATGTACAGCCTGCACAGCTGGTGCGGGATGGCCGCCTTCGTGCTTTACCTCCTGCAG TGGCTCCTGGGCTGCGGTTTCTTCCTGCTCCCCGGTGCCTCCTCCTCGCTGCGTGGGCGGTACAAACCCCAGCACGTCTTCTTCGGCATCGCCCTCTTTGCCCTCTCCATTGCCGCCTGCTTGCTGGGTATCACCGAGATGCTGCTCTTCAACATCAA ggATTCCTACAGGCACTTTGTGCCCGAGGGTGTCTTGGCCAACACCCTGGGGGTGCTGCTGTTGGCCTTTGGGCTAGTGGTGGGCTACGTGCTGACACGGGACGACTGGAAGCGCCCGCCGCTGGCTGAGGAGCTGGCCCTCTCCATGGACTTCAAGACCCTTACAGAGGGTGAGAGCCCCGACGGTGGCAGCCAGTGA
- the LOC129195336 gene encoding transmembrane ascorbate-dependent reductase CYB561 isoform X2 → MDGALPPASPTGLSAYVAVSQLLGLTLLATTGAWLGRYRGGVAWHSPLQFNVHPLCMVLGMVFLQGDGIVAVFESHRTKGIPDMYSLHSWCGMAAFVLYLLQWLLGCGFFLLPGASSSLRGRYKPQHVFFGIALFALSIAACLLGITEMLLFNIKDSYRHFVPEGVLANTLGVLLLAFGLVVGYVLTRDDWKRPPLAEELALSMDFKTLTEGESPDGGSQ, encoded by the exons ATGGACGGggctctgccgcctgccagccCCACCGGGCTCTCGGCGTACGTGGCCGTGTCACAACTGCTGGGCCTGACGCTGCTGGCCACCACGGGCGCCTGGCTGGGCCGCTACCGGGGCGGCGTGGCCTGGCACAGCCCCCTCCAGTTCAACGTCCACCCCCTCTGCATGGTGCTGGGCATGGTTTTCCTCCAAGGTGACg gcatCGTCGCCGTCTTTGAGTCCCACCGGACCAAGGGCATCCCTGACATGTACAGCCTGCACAGCTGGTGCGGGATGGCCGCCTTCGTGCTTTACCTCCTGCAG TGGCTCCTGGGCTGCGGTTTCTTCCTGCTCCCCGGTGCCTCCTCCTCGCTGCGTGGGCGGTACAAACCCCAGCACGTCTTCTTCGGCATCGCCCTCTTTGCCCTCTCCATTGCCGCCTGCTTGCTGGGTATCACCGAGATGCTGCTCTTCAACATCAA ggATTCCTACAGGCACTTTGTGCCCGAGGGTGTCTTGGCCAACACCCTGGGGGTGCTGCTGTTGGCCTTTGGGCTAGTGGTGGGCTACGTGCTGACACGGGACGACTGGAAGCGCCCGCCGCTGGCTGAGGAGCTGGCCCTCTCCATGGACTTCAAGACCCTTACAGAGGGTGAGAGCCCCGACGGTGGCAGCCAGTGA